gtatgtgacagaaaaaaaggcacgttggtgattacatttcatcggtgacatttttataacatttattctagttgtcgatagatggcgccataataaaaaattttttttttttaattagataataatattacaaatataatctgtataatttagaaaactatacaaatcaaataaaataccattttataaatgcaagaaacacatttgatttgtttttattccaaattgaaaataaaatgtgacaactgtcagatttaactaacatgtcatgttagaataaatgtcataaatgtgtattatcacggacttaccctttttcctatcatttgttacgcactgaaaaatgatcatgaaaaggacaatatattAGTCAACCTTTGGAGAAATGGAGAaatcatgcacaaaatttaattCTAGAAATAATTGTACTTAATATCATACACaatttacaaataaaattttaaaacactgTTGCTAGTTTAAGGTCTAGGTTTTTTAGGTAAAGAACCAAACGCTGATATAACTGTTCCCTTTGTGCCGGTTGAAGAGGTTGTTAAAGATGGTTGAACCAACCCAGCCGGTTGAATGTTTTTGTTTGACACTGATCCTCCACCTGGCTGATCCCATttgctttttctttttttgtcatcGTCTACCTTCTTTGTACCACTTAGAAGTTCTACTACTTTGCCTTTTCTTTCCTTATCACGTTTGTCCATTTCAGCTTTTTGTACTTTTGCTAATTCTTCGTAGTAGGATTCTTTGTTCCATTTAAGGGGGTCATATATTGAAGGGGGATAGTTTGTAcctgaaacaaattaaaaatatttgatttaaatTGACCAGTTAATACACTTTTTCTGACAGCTATTTAAAACAATTATCAATATGTTCTTATCAGGATAATGTATTGTTCTATAGTCCATCCCatcttgactttacagtatagggaacatgggcaatgcagtccttatgagagtttttagctctgtgatgccgattttatcaaaaagaatttgtgaCCGAACATAGAGAGATTaaaataaaactgttttagaaagacaaTCCACAATTTTGGTATGCTTTTCGTTAGCAGTGGTATGCATATatgattaagtttatttgatatactatagttattacacatatgaatcctaaaattgtagattgcctttctaaaacagttttaatttaatctctctaatgttcaattacaaattttttttgataaaagctGCATCAcccgctaaaaactctcataaggactgcattgcctatgttccctatactgtaaagtcaaggtgggatgGACTATAGGTATGATTACTTAGAATAACATTCATCACTTATAGTCAAGGTATTCAAGTTTAACACGTTAAGTGCtagacaaaatattgaaaaatggcCCCCAGGCCAAGTAGCAGTTTCGTCAATATGCAGTGGTCTCTAGGGACCTCCATGGCATAGGAGGTACTTCCTATATCGAGGGACCCCCATGGTGCTTGACATGGGTTGCTTTATTCATTGGGTTGTAAGGTCTCAGAACAAGTTCTGTGTAACTATCCAAGGCTGGGTAGGATAAGGCTCAAAACATATGAGCATTATCAACTCAAGCcctataactttttaaaagtgtCACCAAAGACTGTAACAGACTTTTTTAAAAAGGCTGGGCTGAAGAGGCAACTTTAGCCTAAGGATGAGCCATAATGGACCTCTTAGGTCAAGTGGAAGAGTGGTTAAGCAACTCAAATTGGAAACTATGAGAAAAACTTCTAACATGGAAATCCAAATGTCAAACATTAATtagtaaaaaatgcaattttcattacaGCAATAATTTTGGCTTAATCACATATAAatataatacagtggaacctctaTTATCTGTCTCTCCATTAACtatcacctctgttaaccgtcagggtctgTACATAAGTTGTATATActacataaacaaaaattgagtcatcaattcatttttgTTTGAGTATTGCGATGAGCcaaacaaaactaaaatttgtttatttatttttctgacaccttattttttcaaaaagattttTATACCGGATGTTCAATAAtatttccattaaaaaatttgccaccAAAGGTGAAAGGCTCATTTTGGACAATGCACCTGTCCATCCAGAAGCTGGTGTGCTGTGAAGAGACAGAAATATCACATGCTATTTTCTGCCTACATATATAACATCACTGAAACACCCAATGGATCGACTGGTCATTGAGACTTTCAAAAGACGATACAGAAAAAAGTTTATTCACAACATCATTATGGAAGAGGAATATTCTTTGCAAGAATACTGGAAAGCATACAATTTAAAACACACAGTTGACAATACTGTGGATTCTTGGGCTGATGTTTCAAAAGTAATCCTGAAAAGAGTGTGAAATAAATGATGATCTGAATCAACTGAAGATGAAAATACCTCAGTGACAGTTGAACTTGATGTGGTACCTAACAGATGAAGTTATGGCTGaatcaactgttttgttttcgtttCCTAAAGATAACATAAACGAATGATTAATTTGTAATGAGAATGTAACGGGTTATCTATTACATCAACAGATGATGATATTGTTGAAATGGCAACAGAGGCAGATGAAACTGAAGTTGACACAGACTTGGAGTTGGTGATAGCGATGTTGATCATGCTATTGCAGCTGGCAAAGATTTGAGTAAAgaagctagagaagctgcatcgcacatgcaaGAATTCGTCGAGTAGTATTCTTGGTAATTCAGCTgttgcaaaatgtgaagcaacagtaaaacaaacaatgatttcagaatattttaaattgtaagAACACAAAttcctcttatattgtcaaacaaaacaaaacaaataaaatttgagagttgtacgaatttttaattcatactaaaactttttaaatttaacaGAAAATTTTCAATTATCTGTCATACAAAATGTGGCCAAAACAATCTAATTAAAATCTACATAACTTTCAGTTCTTACCTAATTCATTTAGATCACAGAATTGTATTAGTTTCTCATAAATACTAGGATTCCTAAATTCTTTCTTTTTTTGAATATGGGCATTCATATCCATTTGTTGAGTTTGCATTGTCTCAAACAATTTAGTTATTTTGTCCTGCAACTCAGCGGAACAACGGCCAGGAGGTTCAGGAGGAATCATGCTATCTGCTTCCTTAGAACTACTACTTTCTCGCGTGTTATCAGTCATTATAATAACTTCGTGTGGTATATCTTCAACATCACCTTCTTCATCAGAAACAATTGTATCATCTTGATAAGACACCAACTTAGCGacttttgatgttatttttatagGGGCAGGACTGATAGGCTGTGGTGAAGAATTACTAGATCGGTAGCCTTCTGGTGTGTTTGGTGAGGCCATTGTGACTTCTCTTTCAGTGGAATTTTCTTGGTCATCATGATCTTCTTCACCTTCTGAATCTGTATATGTAGCGGTTAAAGAAGCTAGTGCCGTCATGTTGTTGTAAATAATTGTATCAAGATAATTAGATTGTATTGTTTTAAATTTACAGAAAAACACCAGATTATTAAATTACTGCTTCAATACATCAACACAACGTTTGAAATGCGTTTGAAACTTGAAACTGGACAGGAAATTGAAAGTTGATATTGACAGTGACAGttaaattttgttggttattaTACTCTTCCAAAACTTCGAAGGCCGTGGTCGTGGTAGTCTAGGTATTCAATTAGGCTTTTCCACTATATCTCTTTTTAAACCACGACCACGGGTCAAACGAACTAATTTAGTAATAAAACTAATTAATTGGGATAGAAATAAgacaacatttaaattttttaacagctatttagaaatagaaaaataatttGTATTTAAGACTATTCTTCTCTTGCTTACGATTTATGGCCTTGTATTGACGGGTTATACaattctatttttattatttattaaaatgtcAAACATAAGCATTTTAGATTTAGAAAGTAGATAAagattttctttttaataaaagaaattaaatttatttaaaagatCTATGCAAATAGAATTTTGCATTTAATATGGTTGAAGCCAGAGCCGAAGAAATATCCAACGCCAGTAATAACACGAAGGTAAATTTTGGAATGTTAATTTTATCAGATGTGTTCTCTAATATAAACCTTTTAGGTAAAAGCAACAAATAATAAACCAAAATCAGTATATTCTTGGAATGTTGTTGATGTACAGAAATGGTTAAGACGACATTGCAGTGACTATTATCAGTTGTATGTTGAAAATTTTACCCAACATGATATAACTGGTAGATCTCTTTTAAGGATCAATGATAATTCCCTCCTTCGACTTGGCATAACAAATGATATACACAGAGAAGCGATATGGAGGCAAATTTTAAAACTTCGCCTGAAGACTGATATTGTAGAAATTAGAGATATACAAAGGCGTAACCTTAATACCATGTATTATGATAATTCTATAGTTTAAAATTTGTAATCATAATTGGTTCAGGCAAttattcaatataattttaagcGTTTGCATAAATTATTATAGGCTATGGCTATTTGAAATCAAGTAAATTTgtcctattcgcggtgtgcaagtacttggaagggaaacgagaaacgaccgtgcacgagtcgcggagaaatattgcaactatcataaataattaatattgtcaattgaaattgtcaaattgacgtatatatcataccttctgtcattgaagcagaaaaattatatattgctccacaatattgatatgatatgcaattattatataaaggtaaatttaattaattgtattttgcttgcagtactgcattttaataactaattttatttactacatacaattgtttacgttttgatagcataacctgaatcttattttttcttcttattatttttttgggctatggccttgacaattatccagtaaccaggactaatataattggacaatataattaaaagtgctaataaagttgcagagcgtagaaataggggtcgctttgccgaacttgcacggtcccaatagaaagTAATAATCCACAAAGTTTGATGTTCTCATTGATGGTATATGAATATGTAAAAGTTTTTAGACTGTgaatgataaataaaataaaaataggcAAGTGTCATATAAAATGAAACATAGCATAGGGACTAGAGACAAAGAGATATCTAAGAAG
This genomic window from Diabrotica virgifera virgifera chromosome 1, PGI_DIABVI_V3a contains:
- the LOC114335508 gene encoding SAP30-binding protein → MTALASLTATYTDSEGEEDHDDQENSTEREVTMASPNTPEGYRSSNSSPQPISPAPIKITSKVAKLVSYQDDTIVSDEEGDVEDIPHEVIIMTDNTRESSSSKEADSMIPPEPPGRCSAELQDKITKLFETMQTQQMDMNAHIQKKKEFRNPSIYEKLIQFCDLNELGTNYPPSIYDPLKWNKESYYEELAKVQKAEMDKRDKERKGKVVELLSGTKKVDDDKKRKSKWDQPGGGSVSNKNIQPAGLVQPSLTTSSTGTKGTVISAFGSLPKKPRP
- the LOC114335509 gene encoding protein aveugle; this encodes MVEARAEEISNASNNTKVKATNNKPKSVYSWNVVDVQKWLRRHCSDYYQLYVENFTQHDITGRSLLRINDNSLLRLGITNDIHREAIWRQILKLRLKTDIVEIRDIQRRNLNTMYYDNSIV